The Setaria italica strain Yugu1 chromosome IX, Setaria_italica_v2.0, whole genome shotgun sequence genome has a window encoding:
- the LOC101759190 gene encoding uncharacterized protein LOC101759190, with protein MAGGDGAKSSASMEEEACVEKKYGGIAPKKPLISKDHERAYFDSADWVLGKQAANSSTRAAVESLKPKLKRTPHHQLPPRKPTCAST; from the exons ATGGCAGGCGGCGATGGAGCCAAGTCATCGGCCTCCATGGAGGAAGAG GCATGCGTTGAGAAGAAGTACGGAGGAATTGCACCCAAGAAGCCTTTGATATCCAAG GACCACGAGCGCGCCTACTTCGATTCAGCAGACTGGGTGCTCGGCAAG CAAGCTGCAAATAGCAGCACAAGGGCTGCTGTTGAGTCTCTGAAGCCCAAGCTGAAG AGAACCCCTCACCACCAGCTGCCCCCTCGCAAGCCGACCTGCGCTTCCACCTGA